A stretch of the Vitis riparia cultivar Riparia Gloire de Montpellier isolate 1030 chromosome 13, EGFV_Vit.rip_1.0, whole genome shotgun sequence genome encodes the following:
- the LOC117928824 gene encoding protein LONG AFTER FAR-RED 3 isoform X6 encodes MAVSNGRILRVGNYSSVVQQDLPGYGTKELNLEGKIVVPGFIDSHVHFINGGLQMAQVELRGINNRDEFVRRVQEAVKNKKQGSWVLGGGWNNDLWGGELPVASWIDDITPYNPVWLSRTDGHMGLANSMALKLAGITKYTEDPIGGTIMKTTSGEPNGLLIDSAMKLLLPWIPEVSVDERREALVRASNLALMRGVTTVVDFGRYVPGTSVQLSWEDFSDVYHWTDTSGKMMIRVCLFFPMETWSHLLDLISKTGRVVSQWIYLGGVKGFADGSLGSNSALFYEPYVDDPHNYGLLVTELESLFNMTMASDKSGLQVAIHAIGDKANDLILDVYESVGSTNGMRDRRFRIEHAQHLVPGSTARFGEQGIVASVQPDHLLDDADPAIKKLGVERAQKESHLFRSLLASNAQLAFGSDWPVADINPLGSIKAAMKRIPPGWESAWISSECLTLHDAVNAYTISAARASFLDNDLGSLSPGKMADFVVLSTDSWDDFAAEGSASVEATFVGGLQAYP; translated from the exons CAGGATTTGCCAGGATATGGGACAAAAGAGTTGAATCTTGAGGGGAAAATTGTTGTTCCTGGATTTATTGATTCCCATGTGCACTTCATTAATGGTGGATTGCAG ATGGCACAGGTGGAACTACGAGGTATAAATAACAGAGATGAGTTTGTAAGAAGGGTTCAAGAAGCAGTAAAAA ATAAGAAACAAGGTTCCTGGGTGTTGGGTGGTGGATGGAACAATGATCTTTGGGGAGGAGAACTGCCGGTAGCCTCTTGGATTGATGATATTACACCATACAATCCT GTTTGGTTGTCAAGGACGGATGGTCATATGGGCTTGGCTAATTCCATGGCTCTAAAGTTAGCTGGAATAACAAAATACACAGAGGATCCAATTGGTGGGACCATCATGAAAACCACCAGTGGAg AACCCAACGGATTGCTTATTGATTCTGCAATGAAGCTTCTTCTTCCCTGGATTCCAGAGGTCTCAGTTGATGAAAGGAGGGAAGCTTTGGTTAGAGCCAGTAATCTTGCTCTGATGAGAGGTGTTACAACAGTTGTTGATTTTGGGAGATATGTTCCTGGTACATCAGTACAGCTGTCTTGGGAAGATTTTTCAG ATGTGTACCATTGGACCGATACTTCAGGGAAAATGATGATCAGAGTCTGCTTATTTTTTCCAATGGAAACGTGGTCGCACCTACTT GACCTTATCAGCAAGACAGGTCGTGTCGTAAGCCAATGGATTTATTTGGGCGGTGTTAAGGGTTTTGCTGATGGGTCTTTGGGATCTAATAGTGCACTCTTCTATGAG CCTTATGTTGATGATCCTCACAACTATGGCCTACTAGTGACAGAACTTGAAAGTCTATTCAACATGACTATGGCATCGGATAAATCTGGTCTTCAG GTTGCTATTCATGCTATAGGTGATAAAGCAAATGACTTGATCCTGGATGTGTATGAATCAGTAGGTTCTACGAATGGAATGAGGGATCGACGATTCAGg ATTGAACATGCCCAGCATTTGGTACCAGGGTCCACAGCTCGATTTGGTGAACAAGGGATTGTTGCTTCAGTGCAG CCAGACCACCTACTGGATGATGCTGATCCTGCGATAAAGAAACTAGGGGTGGAAAGGGCACAAAAAGAATCTCATCTATTTCGGTCGCTCTTGGCTAGCAATGCACAATTAGCGTTTGGTTCTGATTGGCCT gTTGCCGATATTAATCCTTTAGGTAGCATCAAGGCAGCAATGAAAAGAATACCTCCTGGTTGGGAAAGTGCTTGGATTTCATCAGAGTGCCTTACACTGCATGATGCTGTAAATGC GTACACTATCTCAGCGGCCCGTGCATCCTTCTTGGACAATGATCTGGGATCTCTATCTCCTGGAAAAATGGCTGATTTTGTTGTACTCTCCACTGACTCATGGGATGACTTCGCAGCAGAAGGATCCGCATCTGTTGAGGCAACCTTTGTTGGTGGTCTACAAGCCTACCCCTGA
- the LOC117928824 gene encoding protein LONG AFTER FAR-RED 3 isoform X8, which translates to MDLNHAQLADQAFKVQSRKSLYEKICPLSAGFYVWHSDKKQGSWVLGGGWNNDLWGGELPVASWIDDITPYNPVWLSRTDGHMGLANSMALKLAGITKYTEDPIGGTIMKTTSGEPNGLLIDSAMKLLLPWIPEVSVDERREALVRASNLALMRGVTTVVDFGRYVPGTSVQLSWEDFSDVYHWTDTSGKMMIRVCLFFPMETWSHLLDLISKTGRVVSQWIYLGGVKGFADGSLGSNSALFYEPYVDDPHNYGLLVTELESLFNMTMASDKSGLQVAIHAIGDKANDLILDVYESVGSTNGMRDRRFRIEHAQHLVPGSTARFGEQGIVASVQPDHLLDDADPAIKKLGVERAQKESHLFRSLLASNAQLAFGSDWPVADINPLGSIKAAMKRIPPGWESAWISSECLTLHDAVNAYTISAARASFLDNDLGSLSPGKMADFVVLSTDSWDDFAAEGSASVEATFVGGLQAYP; encoded by the exons atggATCTCAATCATGCCCAACTTGCTGATCAAGCCTTCAAAGTTCAGTCGAGGAAGTCCCTTTATGAGAAAATCTGCCCATTGTCTGCTGGATTTTATGTATGGCATTCAG ATAAGAAACAAGGTTCCTGGGTGTTGGGTGGTGGATGGAACAATGATCTTTGGGGAGGAGAACTGCCGGTAGCCTCTTGGATTGATGATATTACACCATACAATCCT GTTTGGTTGTCAAGGACGGATGGTCATATGGGCTTGGCTAATTCCATGGCTCTAAAGTTAGCTGGAATAACAAAATACACAGAGGATCCAATTGGTGGGACCATCATGAAAACCACCAGTGGAg AACCCAACGGATTGCTTATTGATTCTGCAATGAAGCTTCTTCTTCCCTGGATTCCAGAGGTCTCAGTTGATGAAAGGAGGGAAGCTTTGGTTAGAGCCAGTAATCTTGCTCTGATGAGAGGTGTTACAACAGTTGTTGATTTTGGGAGATATGTTCCTGGTACATCAGTACAGCTGTCTTGGGAAGATTTTTCAG ATGTGTACCATTGGACCGATACTTCAGGGAAAATGATGATCAGAGTCTGCTTATTTTTTCCAATGGAAACGTGGTCGCACCTACTT GACCTTATCAGCAAGACAGGTCGTGTCGTAAGCCAATGGATTTATTTGGGCGGTGTTAAGGGTTTTGCTGATGGGTCTTTGGGATCTAATAGTGCACTCTTCTATGAG CCTTATGTTGATGATCCTCACAACTATGGCCTACTAGTGACAGAACTTGAAAGTCTATTCAACATGACTATGGCATCGGATAAATCTGGTCTTCAG GTTGCTATTCATGCTATAGGTGATAAAGCAAATGACTTGATCCTGGATGTGTATGAATCAGTAGGTTCTACGAATGGAATGAGGGATCGACGATTCAGg ATTGAACATGCCCAGCATTTGGTACCAGGGTCCACAGCTCGATTTGGTGAACAAGGGATTGTTGCTTCAGTGCAG CCAGACCACCTACTGGATGATGCTGATCCTGCGATAAAGAAACTAGGGGTGGAAAGGGCACAAAAAGAATCTCATCTATTTCGGTCGCTCTTGGCTAGCAATGCACAATTAGCGTTTGGTTCTGATTGGCCT gTTGCCGATATTAATCCTTTAGGTAGCATCAAGGCAGCAATGAAAAGAATACCTCCTGGTTGGGAAAGTGCTTGGATTTCATCAGAGTGCCTTACACTGCATGATGCTGTAAATGC GTACACTATCTCAGCGGCCCGTGCATCCTTCTTGGACAATGATCTGGGATCTCTATCTCCTGGAAAAATGGCTGATTTTGTTGTACTCTCCACTGACTCATGGGATGACTTCGCAGCAGAAGGATCCGCATCTGTTGAGGCAACCTTTGTTGGTGGTCTACAAGCCTACCCCTGA